The following proteins are encoded in a genomic region of Arachis ipaensis cultivar K30076 chromosome B02, Araip1.1, whole genome shotgun sequence:
- the LOC107626946 gene encoding uncharacterized protein LOC107626946 produces MIYSCWNVRGLRGDGKLSMVKELKKKYRLNMPGLIETKREVMTKFDVVRLWGCDTVGWDYVESVGASGGLLLMWDDLLFKQSNCYKGDGWLCIEGLLTKNNLNCAFCLVYGAHTRREKLIMWEELSYIVGLCQVPFCFMGDFNEILRLEERKGAVSLPTTAEDFKGWVQDSQLVDLPLTDRQFTWIRGRSCSRIDRILVSIEWLEEFPDTRLKGGPRGLSDHYPLILEDTRLNAGPRPFRSLDSWFTHEGFLRMVKDEWQNLSEAHFTNKLQALMISLRRWHKDNFGGMDDRIKKF; encoded by the coding sequence ATGATTTATAGTTGTTGGAATGTTAGAGGCCTAAGAGGGGATGGGAAGTTAAGTATGGTGAAAGAGTTGAAGAAAAAGTATAGATTAAATATGCCAGGTTTGATTGAAACTAAGAGGGAGGTAATGACTAAGTTTGATGTAGTACGTTTGTGGGGTTGTGACACAGTGGGTTGGGACTATGTAGAATCAGTAGGTGCGTCTGGTGGCTTATTATTAATGTGGGACGATTTGTTGTTTAAACAGTCGAACTGTTATAAAGGTGATGGTTGGCTATGCATTGAAGGTTTGTTGACAAAAAATAACTTGAACTGTGCATTCTGCTTGGTGTATGGAGCACATACGCGAAGGGAGAAACTGATAATGTGGGAGGAGTTAAGCTACATTGTGGGCTTATGTCAAGTTCCGTTTTGTTTCATGGGGGACTTTAACGAGATACTAAGGTTAGAGGAAAGGAAAGGCGCTGTTAGTTTGCCGACTACGGCGGAAGATTTTAAGGGATGGGTGCAAGATTCACAGTTAGTGGATTTACCATTAACTGATCGGCAGTTCACATGGATTCGAGGTCGTTCTTGTAGCCGCATTGATAGGATTCTTGTCAGTATAGAGTGGCTTGAGGAGTTTCCAGATACTCGATTGAAAGGGGGACCAAGAGGTCTATCAGATCATTACCCGCTGATTCTAGAAGATACAAGACTAAATGCGGGTCCTAGACCTTTTCGAAGCTTGGATTCCTGGTTTACACATGAAGGGTTTCTGAGGATGGTGAAGGATGAGTGGCAGAATTTGAGTGAGGCTCATTTCACTAATAAGCTGCAGGCCTTGATGATATCGCTGAGGAGATGGCATAAGGACAATTTTGGTGGGATGGATGACAGGATAAAGAAATTTTAA